One segment of Rhipicephalus sanguineus isolate Rsan-2018 chromosome 6, BIME_Rsan_1.4, whole genome shotgun sequence DNA contains the following:
- the LOC119395831 gene encoding uncharacterized protein LOC119395831: MGANCIVCELDGPYPGSRHDAGILGESGLYAKLQRLTHGCFYCIYGDPAYPLRPLLMRPYGGATLTAQQQLFNEGMSTVRQAVEWGFGKVVAEFAFVDFKKNQKILLQNVGQMYRVATLLTNCHACLYGSQTGMYFGLCAPLLEDYLVPRFN; the protein is encoded by the exons ATGGGCGCCAACTGCATTGTGTGCGAGCTTGATGGTCCGTACCCTGGCAGCAGACACGACGCCG GCATCCTGGGAGAAAGCGGTCTCTATGCCAAGCTGCAGCGCCTTACACACGGGTGCTTCTACTGCATCTATGGCGACCCAGCGTACCCACTACGGCCCCTGCTGATGCGACCTTATGGAGGTGCTACCCTCACCGCGCAGCAACAGCTGTTCAACGAGGGCATGAGCACCGTTCGGCAGGCCGTTGAGTGGGGGTTTGGGAAGGTCGTCGCCGAGTTTGCTTTTGTGGACTTTAAGAAGAATCAAAAGATTCTTCTTCAGAATGTCGGTCAGATGTACCGGGTGGCTACATTGCTTACGAACTGCCACGCTTGTTTGTACGGCAGCCAAACCGGCATGTATTTTGGTCTTTGTGCACCACTTTTAGAGGATTACCTGGTGCCACGGTTCAACTAA